The following is a genomic window from Calliphora vicina chromosome 5, idCalVici1.1, whole genome shotgun sequence.
TTgatctttatatttttcatagtttaactttaatcgtaggtcttaatatagtcagagttttactttaaatgtaggtctttatatagtcggagtttaactttaatcgtaggtcttaataTAGTCAGAGTTTAACTTTAATAATATATCTTAATATAGAATTTATATAGTCAGAGTTTAACTTTAATCGTAGGTGTTTAATAGTCATAGTTTAACTTTAATAATAGGTCTTAATATAGTCATAGTTTAACTTTAATAATAGGTCTTAATATAGTCATAGTTTAACTTTAATAATAGGTCTTAATATAGTCTGAGTTTAACTTTAAACGTAGGTCTTCATATAGTCAGATTTtaactttaatcgtaggtcttaataTAGTCAGAGTTTAACTTTAATAATAGATCTTAATACAGTATTTATATAGTCAGAGTTTAACTTTAGTCGTAGGTCTTAATATAGTCAGAGTTTAACATTAATAATAGGTCTTAATATAGTCTGAGTTTAACTTTAAACGTAGGTCTTCATATAGTCAGAGTTTAACATTAATCGTAGGTCTAAATATAGTCAGAGTTTAACTTTAATCGTTgatctttatatttttcatagtttaactttaatcgtaggtctttatatagtcagagTTCgacttcaatcgcaggtcttagTTTAGCTGTAATCCTAGCTCTTAATATAGTCAGAGATTATCTTTATATAGTCAGTGTTTAACTTTAATCGGAGGTCTTTATATAGGCAGAGTTTAACGTTAATCGTAGGTCTAAATATAGTCAGAGTTTAACTTTAGTCGTAGGTCTAAATATAGTCAGAGTTTAACTTTAATCGTTGATCTTTATATTTTCATAGTTTAACtttaatcataggtctttatatagtcagagtttaactttaatcgtaggtctttatatagtcagatTTTAACATTAATCGTAGGTCTAAATATAGTCAGAGTTTAACTTTAATCGTTGATCTTTATATTTTCATAGTTtaactttaatcgtaggtctttgtaTAGTCAGAGTTTAACTTTAATCGTAGGCCTTTACATAGTCAGAGTTTAACTTTAATCGTTGATCTTTATATTTTCATAGTTtaactttaatcgtaggtctttatatagtcagagtttaactttaatcctaggtctttatatagtcagagTTCGACTTCAATCGCAGGTGTTAGTTTAGTTGTAATCCTAGGTCTTAATATAGTCAGAGATTATCTTTATATAGTCAGTGTTtaactttaatcgtaggtctttatataggcagagtttaactttaatcctaggtctttatatagtcagagTTCGACTTCAATCGCAGGTCGTAGTTTAGCTGTAATCCTAGGTGagagtctttatatagtcagagATTAtatttaatcgtaggtctttatgtagtcaaagtTTAACAttaatcgcaggtctttatatagtccgagtttaactgtaattttaggtctttatatggtcttattttagcattaaatgTAGGACTACATACAGCCTTAGTTTAGCTATAATTGAAGGTCTTATTAAAGTCTTAGTTTGCCATTAGTTGAAAGTCTTTATGTagtttagtttagctttaattgaAGGCATTTTtaaagtcttagtttagctttaatttaaGGGCTTTATAtaatcttagtttagctttaatcggtGTTCTGGTAAAGTCTTAGTATAGCTTAAACCTCTGCACTTTCATAGTCAgtttatagtcttagtttagtttCATTATTACATTATTACCCTTTCCCCCATTtattaatatatgtaaataattatttccacaaattttcattttatttttatcttccaTTCtccccaacaaaaaaaaacccattAAAGTTACGTTTAAAGTTAAACCTTAAAAAACAGATAGGCAACAtcttatttaacataaatttagcCCAAAATTATActacacacaatataaaaattatttgtgtgtttttaacaaaatattattcaaattgaCTGTCCCTGTGTAtcatcaacttttttttttaaacacaattatTGCATTTTAGCACGTTATTTAAGCCGGCATACAGAGAGAGATATAATGGTGTGAATATATCAGACTAAAAACTGTGTGGTGGATGGTTTAATACACATAAAGACATCATAACCCGACGCCAGTTCTGGCCACCAAAAAACAGTCACACAATTAAGGGAGTGTTTTAAGCAATTTCTGAGTGTGTGTAGTTTTTTCGGttacattaaacaatttatttagttttttacccgtacttaaagtttaaatagttttttttacccaaggtgtgtataacagttaaaCCATTATTACAACCTTTAAACAAAtacctacaaaaaaaaaataatgaacgGCCACAAACCAAAAAATAGGTATGGAAATACATGCCTTTGCCCATTTCGGTAATTGCGGTATTTgtggtattttttttctattttatttcaacaatgCATGcatgttatttataaattatttgcacaaaaaatatacatatacggaatatggaaaaaaaatagctccataaaataataataataaatgtacaTACCTCGATAAACAAACAGCAAATGTTGGAAAGGATGAAAAGTAAGATAGCGATATAAAGACTTCCACGAATTACCAGTACCCTGCATAAAAAGAAatagaagaaataaaaaaagccTCAAGGTATGCTGTACAAAATAAAGCTATTAAAGGGCTAATGTTAAAGATAAATTAGTACTATAAATAGATgtaagattaaagctaaactaaaccTTTATAAaccctacgattaaagctaaactaaacctttataaagacctacaactTAAGCTAAACCTTtacaaagacctacgatttaagCTAAACTCTGACTATATAAAAACCTAAGATTAAAGTTAAACTCTGACTATATAAAAACCTACGATTAAATTTAAActctgactatataaagacctacgattaaagttaaactctgactacataaagacttaCGTTTAAAGTTATACTCTGATTATATATAGACCTACAATTAAAGTTAAActctgactatataaagacttacgattaaagttaaactctgactatataaagacctaggattaaagttaaactctgactacataaagacctacgactaAGTTAAACTCTgactatattaaagttaaactctgactatataaagacctaggattaaagttaaactctgactacataaagacctacgactaAGTTAAActctgactatataaagacctacgtttAAAGTTAAACTCTAACTAAATTAAGGcctacaatttaaattaaactctGGCTATATAAACCCTTACGATTACAGTTAAACTCTGGGTTTATAAAGAAATACGATTAAGTTAATCTAAGCCTTTATAAACACATACGATTAAAGTTaatctaagactatataaagaccgaTGATTAAAGTTAAACTCTGACTATATAAAAACCGATGATTAAAGTTAAACTCTGACTATATAAAAACCTACGATTAAAGTTAAACactgactatataaagacctaagattaaaattaaactctgactatataaagacctacgattaaagttaAACTCTGACTATATAAAAACCTACGATTAAAGTTAAActctgactatataaagacctacgcttAAAGTTAAACTCTGACTATATTAAGACCTATTATTAAAGTTAAACtctgactacataaagacctatgattaaatttaaactctgactacataaagacctacgattaaagttaAACTCTGACCTACGTTTAAAGTTAAACTTTgattatataaagacctacttaATGTTAAAATCTGACTATAAAATACCTAAGATTAAAGTTAAactttgactacataaagacctacgattaaagttaAACTCTGACTATATAAAAACCTACGATTTAAGTTTAActatgactatataaagacctacgattaaagttaAACTCTGACTATATAAAAACCTACGATTAAAGTTAAActctgactatataaagacctacgattaaagttaaactctgactatataaagacctaagattaaagttaaactctgactatataaagacctaagattaaaattaaactctgactatataaagacctaagattaaaattaaactcTGACTATAAAAAGCTAACTTTAAACCTAAACTGAAACTCTATTAAAGTCTACCACTCTCGCTTTAATACTTGGACGTTAAAGCTtataaaatcgacaaaaatatttgtattattattgtaatGTTTAATGGTGTGGTTACAATGAATGAACAACTGAATGAAAGGTAAAAACTATTGTTGCCAGTTCGTTGGCTGACAGGACTAACTTTAGCTTATgccatttggaatttttttgcaCCCCCTTTTACATTTATTCATATctcattgtttgtttttataccagGACTGCTgctatatgtataaaaaatcacGTGTTgaattaacatttttgttgaatgtttatttttctttttattgtatatatgtatataattattttgtttgctaTAGCTGTATGTATTCCAAACGTCGCCATATGATGAATGAACTGTggctttattttttgtataaccacTCGGTTGCCGTTGTTGGTGTGCCGGTGTGTCAAGAGTGTGTGTATGTTAATGTTAAACGGAAGCGGAAATATGTTGTTGCTTTTCACAGTTAACACAaccatttcattttgttgcAGCCTTAACAGTAAGATTGACGTTTAGATTGTTGCTAGTTTCTATAGAGTTTTAAGTTAATTAAAATAGTGTTAAAATTATATGATTTATGCACAGCAAACACCAAATAAATGCTCAAAATATAAAACGGAAATATTTAGATGTTACCGCTAATATGGTTATAATAAAgtgattaattaaattataaaagtgtATTTGAAGTAAATTCTATGGGAGTGTCTAAAGGATACCAAAACTTGTTGACAAAGAAAACTATTAAAGGTAACTTTGATGATTTTCAAAACGGAAAGATAGTAAAGACTAACTAGTCATGGTATAAAGAAAATGATTGACAAATTAAATGATAATTATCGTTAATTTATGCTTGCAAAGAGAGTTTTTGCCTTcgcaagacaaaaaaaaatattaaaattaacaaagattcaaggtgcatttaataaattctatttCTTAGCATCTAAAGGCGTTGTAACTTACTTTCTTAGTACACCAAAATAGTTGTAGTAACAGATCATTGTTGCCGGCAAAATGTCTTCCCCGGGGAAAATATGCCGGTTGATAGGGGCCTTTGCTATGTTGACAATCTTTGGTCAAGTGAGACTCCGGTTGTTCCGAAGCAAATATCCAATTGTGAAGAAGACAGGTTCATTGTTTGCTCTAATGTGTGGCATGTGCCGCCATCTATTAGAAACATCTTGTCGACAAATTAGGATCTTGTATTTTGGCCACAAATAAGCCCGAAGTCATCTGAAACACACATAatccttaaaaaatatgttccgATGGTTCCACCGAACCATAAAACGAAGCTATGACTTTTGGTAAATAAATTAGCAGTTTCTGTATTGACCTTGATTGTCCTTAAAACAGATTAGGAAGATTCTGCTAATTAACACAACAAATAAGGTATTTTGCTGGATACAgtcaaagtttttcattgatTTCGGTATTTTTTAACATGGATCAGAACGATTTAACTTATTAACAACACAAATTCATTTATACACAGATTTGTTCGTACATTTTCccgcacaatttttttttaataaaaatcaccACCTATTAAGCTTAActagaaaaaatttactttttcaacACACTTTCAACAtgtcaaataaaacataaaattttgttgctaGATTAATGCAAAACAACTTacgaaatttactttaaattagTCATTAAcacagtttttattaatttcatttaaattatataagtattttaatCAGTTTtgctagaaaaaattaaaattttttgcaatttgaaTGTAAGCAAACAAATTCACCACGAAAacctttatttactttttgtaatgAGTTGCCATATCTTTATTTTATGGTATTGCCATATTTTTAGTAATAAAAGCACAGATGGCAATATTATGAAGTGAAAAATTAAGTAATATTatcagattttaataaaataactgtgatttcattttaaatgttttatattgcatgtaTACCTGATAAATCATGgcaaacttcaaaatggttgtcaagataaaaaattattaggtCCCCATTTaatagtattattgcttcgttatgacaaaattgtttgtgcttttgcataaactttgtcttgacaacaaacgtcattaattgttatgataaatatttgtcaagtatagacaggggattACAGTTctacaaattattaattaataaaccaaatttttcgatatttaaataatctacgACTATATAAGGGTCTACGATTAATGATAATCCAAGACTATATAAAGGCCTAATAATAATGCTAATCCAacactttataaagacctacgattaaagctaatttatgattataaaaagacctatgattaaaGCTAAAGTTAGGCTATATTAAAGCTGATCCAATACTATATAATGACTTGTGATTAAAGCTAATTTAGGATAATAAaaatacctacgattaaagctaatttaGGATTACTAAAAGACGTAGGATTAAAGCTAATCCAAGACTATATGAAGACCTTTTATTAAAGCTAATTTAGGATTATAAAAAGACCTAAGATTACAGCTAAACTTAGAATATATAAAAGCCTTCGATTTAAGCTAAACTAAGGCTATATAAATGCCTACGATTAAAGGTAATTTAGGATTATGaaaggacctacgattaaagctaatttaagattataaaaagacctacggtTAAAGATAATTTAAGATTATTGAAAGACCTAGGATTAAAGCTAATCcaagactacataaagacctacgattaagcTAATTTAGGATTATAAAAAAACCTAAGATTACAGCAAACTAACGCTACTGTGGCCTACGATTAATGCTAATACAAGACTACATAAAGGCCAGCGCTTAAAGCTTATTTAGGATTATAAAAAGACCTTGGATTAAAGATAATCCAAGACTATATAAATGCCTACGATtacagttaaaattttgtacgtGGTAGGCTTAATTCGTCAGGCTAGTATCCCTACTGGGATTTCGGACAATAATGTAATGACTTTAGATTGTATTTCCAGGCTATTTTTAACCGATAAATCGTCAAATATTagtccaattatgaataaaaattccgcgggagttttttccttttgctcatttttcctattcaatttcaatgagaaaaaactaccggggaacaaactccagcggaattttttattcataattgggctgtatatttttactttattttttcgCTATTGTGAATGATTGATTCATATGAAAActggaaaaccaaaaataatacaTTACGAGGAGTTCAATCCTTTGCCTTGCAAAATgccttttaattaaaaacaaaacctatttttacacaaaaatatataagatgttttatttatttaaattcttttggTTTTAAGGTTTATCTATTTAACTAAATATaacttatatttataaataagatatatataaatgtgtttaaattagaTATTgtgcataaaatatatattaaatattaaatttaatgcaaattaaatatataaattatattttttttaaatatataaagataAAGAGAGACACAAGATAATAAAAGTAAGAAGTAAGAAGAAAACAAGTCTTTTTTAGGCAAACAGATatctataaatgaaaatattctaaaattttaaaagaaaattaaagaatatggtcttaaattgtaatataatttaCACATCATACGCATATATAGATGACAAGTATAtcaaaatacttttaatttgtagataaataaaaatttaataattaatctAAAGAGGAATCACCATAATTCCAGGGCTTTTGGGATAAATACAATACAACAATGGTGGATAAGGCGCTGACCAGGAATATAACATCAAACCAACGATGatagaaattgaaatgtaaaTTGCCCAAAACTTCGGTTATAATGACACGGTATTCGGCGGGCAAATTCATGCGCATTAACAAGACGGAGGAACAAAAGTACATGCCCATTATTTGGGCCAAAATTAACACTATAATATTGGAAGATTTGCTAGAGGAAATGCGatagaaaaactaaacaaaaggagagaattattaaaaaataaattatatttaaaaacggAAATCTTACCTTAGTTAAAGTTAATAATAAACCTCTGATAGAGGTAACCACCATACAGCCTACCAGCAGAAAGGAGATATGTTGATTCCAAAATGCCAAATCTATATCGAAACCACACCAGTGTACGGCTATTTCTAGGCCTTTGGTGACTGGATCTTTGCGTCCCACTCTATCGAATATTATATTAACACAGCACTAaagaataaaaagaattataaaaaaatcaccatttttaAATGGtagaaaataatttacttacaataaatattttccacAAACAGTAGACACTAAAGAAATGCCctataacattaaaatatttgccCTGTAGGGTTTGGGACCATTTTTGGCGTTCCTGCATGTTTTTCAAATAGTTGATTTCCAAAAATAGTTGGCGCAACAGCTCTTCCAAGCCATAGATTTCCATGCGCAATTGATTGATATCTAAAATAGtcttagttaaaaaaaaaacttttaatctaAAAATACTTACTTTCTCCCCCTGAATCCATTCTATTCACCGCCGAACTTAATATACTCCATAGCCTGGGCCTGGTTTGATTGGTCTTATTACGCCGATGCATTTCCAAAGCCACACGCTTCTTTTTACACGTTAACATATCAACGGTTAATTGCAGTCTTCTTTCCAAGTTGATAATATCAGTTTGGGAAACTGGTctaaagttattttatttatagtttttaataaattatttgttaggTTCTTCAATCTGTATGTTTACTTGCCTTATGAAATAAGTCATTGATTGATAGGGACAATTGACCGCTCCGAAACCCGATAAAATGGCCATTACTGTTACGCCTATAACACTAATGCGTGACACACCTTGTTCGATTGTTAATATGCCATTGGAAACACTAAGCAGGGGAAAGGGTTCTCCTATGCGCCACAGACCATAGAGGAATATAAACCAACAACAGATGGTCATAATACGAACCCATTTTTCAGAAACTGGAAAATTTTGTAGAGTAAATCAATAAAATGAgacataattattttaatccttaataaaattcaataaaatgcaTATAAATTGAGAACAGAATGGAGTttagagaatttttaaaataagttatgATGAATTAATGATGAAatcttggaaaaaaatgttctcCTAACTTACCAAACGATATACTATGTATGACGgaataacaaatatataaagGTATAACCGCAATAATCATTAGCAGCAACGAAGTCAGGCCCAAACGCCAGTGAAAATAACGCGAGCTGGAATCCAAGACAcccaaaatctcaaaaataatcaattcaAACATAGTCAGTGACAGGGCAAATGTCACCGAAAATATCAATTGTACTGAAATGTGACGTATCTCATAATtcttaaataattgtttaacaaaGAATATCCAGCCGCCAGCAAAGAATAATAcctaaaaaacacataaaataaatgaataatagaacaaaaacaaacaattaacgACCGGCATTTGTTCCTAACAAAGCACCGCCAATGACACACACTCACCTGGGACACAAACACTATAACACAATCATCTAAAAATGCCATGGTCGTAAATAATTTGCTTAAGACTTTATGGTTTATTAAATAGTTAACacttttttagcattttcttGGTAAATAAAAGATTCAATTTACGGAAAATTGgggaaatcgtttaaaaaacgcCAACACCTCTtagcaaaaaatcaaaaaaaaaaaaaattatgggttgtaaacaaaaaaatattaaacgtcACAATCCAgtacaaggcgaatttatacaaggtgctatcagttctacaaatacaacaattggtcttaacaaatgtcaaaaaacaaaaatgaaaaaataaacaaatatgtattaaaacttaatgtagtgtagatcatggtagaaccaaccaggtacaattattagggagagttttcaatatttacccctacaacgtcaaataacacatttactctcatcactttttattttgttttcgcattgttttgcacgttatattaaaactaacacatatttatttggaaaaaatttaatttgaattgaatatttcacaaaaaaaagtaaatacacaaaaatttgtttaattaatttatttttgtcttagacatttcgttttgttttttttttctaatttttttaattttcttttgtttgacgttatagggaatgtataattgagaacgtactttttaataattgtaccttgcttgttctgccatggtgtagataattgtatagtgagagctttacttatttatgtaaaaaaaaatagtttgttaatacgattagaatatgtagatatttaaatataaaaacaagctttgacaactgttaaaaccaaaaagcgaaaaaaaaaattatcagctgtttgactgactccaccttgtataaattcgccttgatccAGTAGAACAGTTAAAGGTTGACAGctgtttacaaataaagctaCCACACCTTTAAAACAATTGCTTTTCTGCACAAAAGAGGCAACTCTGTTCAAAACAGCTGGCTGTCAAAATTGAgtggttgttgttgtgaattGTTTTTTTCTGGCTGTATTATTTTCCTCACAATTTGTTGAGGAAAAAACAATGAATTGATTgtgtgaaatttaaaagaaaatttaataaatttttaaatataatttaacaaaaccagtgcaatattagttttaaagtgtttttatgTAAATACCAACCAtttcacaaacaattttaagtgtttccaacaacaaaaaaaatcggccCCCTAAATTGGGTACAAATTTGAACGTGGAATTGTctttgtttttaaca
Proteins encoded in this region:
- the GPHR gene encoding Golgi pH regulator, translating into MAFLDDCVIVFVSQVLFFAGGWIFFVKQLFKNYEIRHISVQLIFSVTFALSLTMFELIIFEILGVLDSSSRYFHWRLGLTSLLLMIIAVIPLYICYSVIHSISFVSEKWVRIMTICCWFIFLYGLWRIGEPFPLLSVSNGILTIEQGVSRISVIGVTVMAILSGFGAVNCPYQSMTYFIRPVSQTDIINLERRLQLTVDMLTCKKKRVALEMHRRNKTNQTRPRLWSILSSAVNRMDSGGENINQLRMEIYGLEELLRQLFLEINYLKNMQERQKWSQTLQGKYFNVIGHFFSVYCLWKIFICCVNIIFDRVGRKDPVTKGLEIAVHWCGFDIDLAFWNQHISFLLVGCMVVTSIRGLLLTLTKFFYRISSSKSSNIIVLILAQIMGMYFCSSVLLMRMNLPAEYRVIITEVLGNLHFNFYHRWFDVIFLVSALSTIVVLYLSQKPWNYGDSSLD